The following proteins come from a genomic window of Malus sylvestris chromosome 4, drMalSylv7.2, whole genome shotgun sequence:
- the LOC126619999 gene encoding cytochrome P450 87A3-like, whose amino-acid sequence MWALCMAALVLISITHWVYRWRNPKCNGELPPGSMGLPLLGESLQFFTPTTSSDIPPFIKKRMQRYGPIFKTSLVGRQLIVSTDPDFNHYIFQQDDKLFLSWYPDTFKEVMGKENMGTLYGYIHKYVKNMVFDLVGPESLKRMLPEIEQEMEKKLQQWSCQDITELKDECANLIFDLNAKKLISYDSKTSSDNLRENFDEFIRGLISFPLGIPGTAYHKCLQGRKRAMRVLQNLLQERRGKSRQQPIDFFDYLIEESDKEGTLMTDEISLDLIFLLLFASFETTSTAITLAVKLLSDHPRALEQLTEEHEMILKQRENSDSGLTWKEYKSMTFTLQSINETIRLANIVPGIFRKAATDINYKGYTIPAGWGVMVCPPAVHMNPETYDDPLAFNPWRWEGMQIHTASRNFMAFGGGMRFCAGADSAKVHMAVFLHCLVTKYRWEAIRGGNIVRTPGLQFPEGFHIRMKEKESSNRKQPISLET is encoded by the exons ATGTGGGCATTGTGCATGGCAGCCTTAGTTCTTATAAGCATAACACATTGGGTTTACAGGTGGAGGAATCCCAAATGCAATGGAGAACTTCCACCAGGTTCAATGGGATTGCCATTACTTGGGGAGAGCTTGCAGTTTTTCACTCCCACAACCTCATCTGATATTCCTCCCTTCATCAAGAAAAGGATGCAAAG ATATGGGCCAATATTCAAAACTAGTTTGGTGGGAAGACAACTCATAGTATCAACAGACCCAGATTTCAATCACTATATCTTCCAACAAGATGATAAGTTGTTTCTAAGCTGGTATCCAGACACCTTCAAAGAAGTTATGGGCAAGGAAAACATGGGTACCCTGTACGGTTACATTCACAAATATGTCAAGAACATGGTGTTTGATCTTGTTGGCCCTGAAAGCCTAAAAAGGATGCTCCCTGAAATCGAACAGGAAATGGAGAAAAAATTGCAGCAATGGTCGTGTCAGGACATTACAGAATTGAAAGACGAATGTGCTAAT ttgatatttgatctgaatgcaAAGAAACTCATTAGTTATGATTCAAAAACATCTTCGGATAATCTCAGGGAAAACTTCGATGAGTTCATTCGGGGATTGATTTCCTTTCCTTTAGGCATCCCCGGAACAGCTTATCACAAATGTTTACAG GGAAGAAAACGGGCAATGAGGGTGCTGCAAAACTTGCTGCAGGAAAGACGAGGAAAGTCCCGACAGCAGCCCATCGACTTTTTCGATTACTTGATCGAAGAGTCTGACAAAGAGGGGACGCTCATGACAGACGAAATTTCTctagatttgatttttttgctGCTTTTTGCAAGCTTTGAAACAACCTCAACTGCTATAACTCTTGCCGTCAAGCTTCTTTCAGACCATCCTCGGGCGCTTGAGCAATTGACG GAAGAACATGAAATGAttttaaaacaaagggaaaattCAGATTCAGGACTTACATGGAAAGAATATAAATCAATGACATTTACATTACAG TCCATTAACGAAACGATTAGGCTGGCAAATATAGTTCCAGGCATCTTTCGAAAAGCAGCAACAGATATAAATTACAAGG ggtATACTATTCCAGCTGGTTGGGGAGTTATGGTTTGTCCCCCAGCGGTTCACATGAACCCAGAAACATATGATGATCCTTTGGCATTCAATCCATGGAGATGGGAG GGAATGCAAATACACACCGCATCCAGAAATTTCATGGCCTTTGGTGGGGGCATGAGATTCTGCGCAGGAGCGGACTCTGCTAAGGTGCATATGGCTGTGTTTCTCCATTGCTTAGTTACAAAGTACAG GTGGGAAGCAATTAGAGGAGGAAATATAGTCCGAACTCCCGGTCTACAATTTCCGGAAGGTTTTCACATTCGAATGAAAGAGAAAGAATCAAGCAACAGGAAACAACCTATAAGTCTTGAGACTTGA